TTTGGACGATCTTCTATCCATTTTATTAGATGATCTTAcatttgatatattaaatattatataaaattagtaaatgtgtatatatattattttagtttgtacCTACCTACAAGTTCCCAATTTGAAAGAAGCCACGAATATggttatattattaaattaataaattatttttattaaaattttattatatcaacaAGGTTCCTTCTATTATTAAAAtcgttaaataaaatattagattttatattacatcatttaaaataaaaatatttaaacaaaaataaatattgtaaaatgaatGCCGTGAACatcttgattttgaaattttcactttcttcttctttttcgattttactttatttttaaatttaaaagttacgTGACAAAGattttcatatcaaattttacttattatttaataattaaattaacgaTTTCATTAATGAAATGACCTAATTAATATtcatatcaataatttaatgatgTATTTAAAATACTCTAAAGGTTAAGAATCCATTTAAAATAAAGGGCACAATTTAAGTATCTCTTCTGCAATTAACTCTTGTGTTAACTAACAAAGAAGAAAAGTAAATTAGCCACTTGTCATCTCAAGGTACGTACGGTCAATCTCTTCCTATAACTCTTCTCTTGGAATGTGATTTATTTAAAGCATTTCCTTTTGAGTCATAGTTTCccattatattataaattagtatttattaaaaatttattacatgtaaaaactaagtatttaaaataaataagtttaaaattaatatataataaataaaaaattatggtttaaaattaaataataatacatgcaaggtataaaaatgaaaaaaataaataatttatgagtaaaacgaaaattaaattaagaatacttgtaatgacccaaaattcacgggcatcggaaaagtataatatcgggcctccgtcttagtaagcAGAGtctgaaaataattattagaaatatttattagactagttgtgtgtttaattatgttttagataggtgaatttagcctaattaagagtaattagtaaaaaggattaaattacaatagaagtgaaagtttaattatagattaaaataaaataagagggactaaataggtaaataagccAATAGCTAAAGTTTAGGCGGCAATAGATGGAAAAATctgagatttttatgttttatatatattattttattatataatataatatatattatattatattatattgttttatattatataaattaaatagatgacaaatgtatggtaaagATTAAGACAagtgtaatagtaataattatataggtacacttgtaataaaaataaatatatgcttaaataataagtaaagattttttttaaatatattattattaatattattagttaaaataaaagaaataaagtaaaagaaacaatgaaacaaagaagaaaagaaacagaatagctagaaaagaaacagagaaagagacgaaaaacaggggaagaaaaagggaaagaaaataaaaaggggaaattgagattttaaagcttcaagttaattggtaagctaaatttagcccttttctcttcattttgatgttttagaagctttaaaacaaagttttgttgaagttaagtggaggttatggaagttcataggtttttgaacatgattcattttgaacaagttgttaaattaggggtttagttgatagaatttctagttagaatagATAAAAGAATGATTTGTAAACTAAGTTGTAAGTTTTACATAGTTGGGATTAAGTTACAAAAAgccttaaattagggtttatgttgaataaatgatggaattgaggatttatttgatagagtttctagttagagttgatacaaggattaaattgtgaagtaagctacaagttttgaattttagggattaaattggggaaaattcgaaattagtgaaaatgctgaaaattttgtagataaaatttagtttagaagaaatttgaatagaaatagagtgtgaattaaattagaaaagtagataaatttagttaggattaaattggaatcaaAGTCTAAATtagatagaaattttattattattaatttatgttgtaattaatggtgtaaattattattattttcgtagctaacaaggaaCTCGAAGCATCGGCAcacaaaggaaaggagaaggttaTTGAGGAATAATCGAGTAAattcgggtttgtattactataattcaagttatttattattaaatgctaaattttaatttatatgtgtctagtaaatgaaatgtgaggtaagtattaatattagtattaatattattattagtattattattattattattattattattattatgagtgggaattaaattgaatagttgatatgaattaatatttgaattgtttgttgaTTGAAAGCGGAAATGAATTTAAATCGAATTGTGAATGGTATTAAATTGtatggaaatgtattgagttgtgaaaatgtgtgaatttgtgaaataattattgattgaaaggtggaaaaatgattgaattgaaagtgtgagaaattgtgattgaattgagaatatatgtgatttaaataccctattaactagtcgaaatttgagtcggatatagttggcatgccataggattggaagagttcaggatacttgacctcgagtcgatgagacactggtgtcactatatttcttcggatagattcgatgaggtactggtaCCAACTTTCTTGCTTTGCCGATGAGACACaggtgtcaactattgcttcgaactatccgatgaggcctTTGGGTGCCATtcggtgtgtttggttggatccgtatccgccaaagtccgagttttgttaatagggtaaataatgaaatgataaaccgaACGAGTTGGTCAACGAGCTAttgaaatgatatgaaaaaaaagttgaattgtgaattgaaatgtgaaatgagattgagaaatgaacctaaggttcatgatttgttcaaactcaaattgtggatatacgatattggttgatgaattgctattgttgaaatattgaatttaaattgtatatctgaattatgcattacatgtttattattgttataatttgaattatggtaataccactgagtatgaaatactcaacAGACGGTTGTTTCGTCTTGCAGTCGATAGGAGTCAAAGGTCCGTTCAAAGATCCAGATCAATCCCGACTTGAGataattttggtgatgtatatttcttttgataatgtggcatgtacataggatgtgtataaaggttgttatgttttaatataaatggtaaaaaaatgttagtattaaaagtttatgaattattatgaaagaagtttatctattttgatttatttattaccttgttaaattttaaattgatattatgttgattgagtttgattagaagtatttagaatagaaaatgtgaatgtggaatgaattggttgatttggttatatttggaaaagatatgattttaatttggggttctatgtaaaaataagtagaaatgctgtcgaaatttttataaaatttataaaaaaaaaaagagagagagatgaaGTCAATTGGTAAACAaacatatgaatttatgattttatttcaatatgatTGTTagttatttaagaatttttgtaaACTGtctgatatgtccggtaatgcctcataaccctgttccggcgatggttcggggttagggggtgttacaattgttggtatcagagctatcaggtttagccgattctcgGGCTAAATCGAGCTTGGAATTGAGTCTAGATGTACATGCCACTGTCGAGTCTAAATTGAGTCGGGATTTTTGGATGCTGACctatttgtttgctttgtttATAGATTAAAGATGTCTGAAGAAAGAATAAATGATACTGATGAAAGAATGTATACTGAAGATAGAGAATTAGATGAAACAGAATCTGTTGCACCGAGTGTGAATCCGTTGGGTAACCAACCTCCTAATGTAGAACGAGAAAATGCTAGAGATAGAGATGAATCTCAATTACTGAGAATTATAGCTGATGCACTACAAAGAGTAGCGGGGACTACTCCTGCTACGACTCCAGTACCTACTCAAAGACGGGCCCCGATAAAGGAACTGAGAAAATATGGTGCCACTGAATTTATGGGTCTAAAAGGAGTCGGTCCATCCGCAGCTGAAAATTGGATGGAGTCGACTAAGAGAATTTTACAGCAGTTGGACTGTACCCCCCGGGAGTGTTTAATCTGTGCTGTATCGTTGTTACAAGGGGAAGCTTATTTATGGTGGGAATCAGTAGTTCGACATCTACCAGAGAATCAGATAACGTGGGATTTATTTCAGaaagaatttcaaaagaaatatatcgGAGAGATGTATATCGAAGATAAGAAACAAGAATTTTTAATGTTACAACAGGGTGATATGTCAGTAATAGATTATGAGAGGGAATTCTCGAGATTCAGCAGATATGCCTCCGAGTTTATTCCGACAGAAGTTGATAGTTGCAAAGATTTTTACGGGGTTTGCGAGACGAAATCAAGGTACAGTCAGTATCTCATCGGATCACTGTGTTAGTAGATCTGATTGAGAGGGCTAAAATGGTGGAACAAGTTCTGGGCCTTGATAAAAAGACTGAAGTTGTTAAACCAACCGGGAAGCGTACAGGAACTACGAGTTCAAACCCTCAGCCGAAAAGACCAAAGGAGTCTCAAGGTGGTTGGAGATCCAGTTTCAGATCAGACAGAGGCGGTAGAAGTAGAGGAAGACAGACGACAGTATCTACTGGCAGTGTGAGAGGTCATTCTCGAGAAATAGAAATTCCAGACTGTCAGCACTGTGGAAAGAAACACAGAGGGGAATGCTGGAAATTAACTAGAGGTTGTTTCCGATGTGGTTCTACAGACCATTTCATTAGAGACTGTCCGAAAGCTGATAGTACTGCACCCGTGACATCACAGAGATCAGTATCTACTGCTAGAGGCAGAGGGACAGGTAGAGGTAGCTTGGTTTCAAGGGGAGGAGGTAGTAGAAGGAGCAATTATATTGGTACCCAGCAGTCTGAAGCTAAAGTACCCGCCAGAGCTTATGTGGTCAGAACACGGGAAGAAGGCGACGCCCACGATGTAGTAACAggtatatttttactatattctGTGCCtgtttatgctttaattgatcccGGATCTTCACACtcttatataaattcaaaattagttgaattggGAAAATTTAATTCTGAAGTATCTAGAGTGACTGTAGAAGTGTCGAGTCCGTTGGGGCAAACAGTATTAGTGAATCAGGTTAGTAGAAAACCAGTGTTCGGTCCAGCATCCAGAGTAATCCCGACCTCAGAGAAATTTAGCgatgtatttttcttttgataacgtggcatgtacctaagtaaTGTTTATACCTAAGTGATGTATAGGGATTAGTcaatttgaatgtttgtatctatgatattgctaaaggaagATGTGTGAGTATGTGATAATGTTTggcttttaaaatggttaagtatgaatatgtttggtaatatgtatgtttagatgataaatcatgcatggaaatcatgaaagagtaaaaatttgtaaagaaacagatttcaagcAACTACAgtgatgtgactttgaaaatcacctaggatattataaaattaattagagggtgaatgatatatggaattaaagcttgttgagtctattttcatggaaaaataacggtttaacaaaagaaattttatattttaagatatgagAACTTTAgttagacagggtcagaactgttttaGGAGTCCTCTGTtctaagtttagaaaatcattataaattgcacaaaaatggttatgagttgtagtttatatctatagattccttattgagtctattttctgtagaaatgagtaataacttcatatgaaaatcctataatgagaaaatttatttttagtggcaagaggtcaggacagtcaagtggtgaaataggggagactttaactaataaactgtactaattggctgaaccaaaaattctgaaaattttatagtaggaagatatatgagtctagtttcaggaaaaattttcggaattaaatttcgagtcccgtaactcgatttataattaatttagtaactgctgcgcgattagacagattgctgtaaatagtgaaattaattttcaaaacaagtttttatgcttcgaattagtaagataagctaagtaatgcctcgtactcgactccggaaacggtctcgggtaaggggtgttacaatactaAATGCATTATAATTGTTTATCGTGATGTTATTATCAATTGTGAGTTATTATCGAGTTAACTTGTGACGCAAACTCAATTAACATTATCGATATAAAAATCTTATCACGCGTGTATGCAtgtgaaaacataaatttagaacacaaatgtgcttttaaaaataacatacaataactAATGAAACTtatgatttgaaactaattaataaaaacacatgaaacatataaattattagaatgaaaaattagattaaattgtttaatatgGTGTTGTCGTCAATCTTGAGTTGGTGTCTAGTTAACTTGTgacattaattcaattaaatacattattaatattaaaaatcctATCACACGTGTATGCATGTAGAAActacaaatttagaacacaaatgtgtgtttaaaataatatgcaataaataatgaaacatattattataacacatgaaatatgcacgacgttaaaataaaaaaatagagtaaAATTGTTTTTCATGGTATTGTGACCAATCTTGAGTCAGTGtcgagttaacttgtgacatcaactcaatcaaatacaaaattgaaatgtataaaaacatcaaaataaagctttaattGAGTggtatttaaatgttttactaATACAACTGGTTTGAGTTCAAATGTCgctatatgtatattttattattattttaattaaaatgactaaaatacccttaaataatataacttattttaattacggaaTGACATTTCTATAATTTTCCTAATCGAGTTGGTGACCGGTTGAGTGTAACACTAACTCaataaatagtatagatataaaatTGATGGAGGTAATAAAGTATGCATGATACAATtgaaatgtaaatattatattaaaataaagttttggtttaatgataaaattaatgcTTTATTGATGTAAATAGCACAATTCAAAGCCAACCtcatgtaataatttattggatttttaaataaaaatgaaaatatcctc
The window above is part of the Gossypium raimondii isolate GPD5lz chromosome 9, ASM2569854v1, whole genome shotgun sequence genome. Proteins encoded here:
- the LOC105797726 gene encoding uncharacterized protein LOC105797726; its protein translation is MVEQVLGLDKKTEVVKPTGKRTGTTSSNPQPKRPKESQGGWRSSFRSDRGGRSRGRQTTVSTGSVRGHSREIEIPDCQHCGKKHRGECWKLTRGCFRCGSTDHFIRDCPKADSTAPVTSQRSVSTARGRGTGRGSLVSRGGGSRRSNYIGTQQSEAKVPARAYVVRTREEGDAHDVVTGIFLLYSVPVYALIDPGSSHSYINSKLVELGKFNSEVSRVTVEVSSPLGQTVLVNQVSRKPVFGPASRVIPTSEKFSDVFFF